The Periophthalmus magnuspinnatus isolate fPerMag1 chromosome 15, fPerMag1.2.pri, whole genome shotgun sequence genomic sequence GCATTTGACAgtgcatttgtttttgtatttcattgtGACTGTTCTGTAGGATTTCTGATGACCAGTGCAATTTATGCAAAATGTGCCACATTTGAGAAATTGACAGAAGTAAATAAGAAAACTTTaatatattgaaaaaacagGGTAGAAGTTATTCATGAATGCATTTGTCTGTGGACATGAGGCCTGTTGCTCAAGCCTCAGTCTATAAAAGGAACACTAGTGGCCAGCGACCCAGAGCTGCTATTCCTGGACATACTGCTGATAAATAGTGACAGATGCATTGAGGGGTCTGATGACGAACTCAGTAGCTTTAGCATCACCTGGTAGCACACGTTTGGGTAGCTGTTCTTCCTGGTGTCTTAACATCTCAAACTAGCTTcaatacacacacctgcacttgtttttgatgttttatatggacttgtatgtttttgattgattttttttcagtttatattgtattttaaacagggtacccatgaaaaagagagcccaagggctctcattgggtccccctgtataaataaataaagatgaagaATATGTGTTTGAAGACTACTGCTTCATTTAAAATTTGTTTACAGAGTGAGACATGAGTCAAACTGTGGCATAATTCAAGTCAGTACACAATAATACAGGTTTTGTTTCTCTGTGAGGTGCTTTCTATGGTGTGGGCCATTTTGCTTTAATTCGCTTTAATTTCTTCATGCTACTCAGGTGTTCCCAAGCGCTGGCCCAGGGCCTAGTTTACCATGGGTCACCTGGTACCAGCTCCAGAGGAAAATATTATATAATGaattttatattacattatgaatttgacttttttatagCCTACCTCTGAAAGTTTAAATATAGTCCTAATTAATCTCCATCCACCTATGTTACCAGTCCTTAATGAATGTGCAGGTgaagtgtgcgtgtgtgtgtgtgtgtgtgtcagctcTGAGACAGATCAATGTAGCTCATTATATCAAAAACAATGAATTGGAAACAAAGTAATCAGCCCTGCTTGAACTGTTCAGCTCAGCCTCACATTAGTCTTATCTGAGTTCCCCATAATCCCTGTTACAcatgtaaacatgtttaaaatataacatgTTAACTAAACAGTGTTAATAATTCTGGGCTATGTTCCTCTGTAGCAGCCATGGCACCCAAAAAGAGCAAAGCAGCCAAGAAGAACAAGGGAGACATCAATGAGATGACCATCATGGTGGAGGACAGTCCCATTAACAAGATCAATGGGCTCAACACTCTGCTGGAGGGAGGCAATGGCTTCAGCTGCATCTCCACTGAAGTCACCGACTCAGTGTACGCCCCCAACCTGCTGGAGGGACTGAGCAACATGAGGCACGAGAGCTTTCTGTGTGATCTGACCGTCGCCACCAAGTCCAAATCTTTCGATGTGCACAAGGTCGTCATGGCGTCTTGCAGTGAGTACATTCGTAACATACTGAAGAAGGATTCCTCTCTTCAGAAGATTGACCTGAATGAGCTCTCCCCTGTTGGTCTGGCCACTGCCATTACATACGCATACTCCGGGAAACTCACATTGTCACTCTATGGCATCGGTAGCACGATTGCTGCAGCCAGGCTGTTGCAAATCAGCACCCTCGTGAAGATGTGCAGTGATTTTCTGATGCAGGAGTTGAGTGTGGAGAATTGTATGTATGTGGCAAATATAGCTGATGCGTACGAGCTCAAAGAGACCAAGGGAGCCGCTCAGAAATTCATGAGGGAGAACTTTATTGAGTTCTCAGAGATGGAGCAGTTCCTGAAGCTAACCTACGAACAGATTAGTGACTTTCTATCTGACGACTCTCTGCAGCTCCCTTCTGAGGTCACAGCTTTCCAGATTGCAATGAAGTGGTTGGACTTTGATGAGAAGAGGCTAAAGTACGCCGCTGATCTGCTAACTCATATCCGCTTTGGCACCATCTCAGCTCAAGACCTTGTCAACCATGTCCAGAACGTGCCCAGGATGATGCAGGACCCCGAGTGCCACCGCCTCCTGGTGGATGCCATGAACTATCACCTGCTGCCATACCAACAGAACATCCTGCAGTCACGCAGAACCAAGGTGAGAGGAGGGATCAAGGTCATTCTGACTGTGGGGGGCCGCCCAGCCCTTACAGAGAAGTCCCTCAGCAAAGATGTGCTCTACCGGGATGATgataatgtgtggaataaactCACAGAACTGCCAGCCAAGAGCTTTAACCAGTGTGTGGCAGTACTGGATGGGTTCCTGTATGTGGCTGGTGGAGAGGACCAGAATGATGCAAGGAACCAAGCTAAGCATGCTGTTAGCAACTTCTGCAGGTAAAAACTTAATGTGATGAACAAGTCAGTATTTGTATTGCTTTGTTACAGAAtgataatgttgtgttttgtaggTATGATCCACGCTTCAACACTTGGATTCATCTGAACAACATGATCCAGAGACGCACTCACTTCAGCCTCAACACTTTCAATGGCCTGCTGTTTGCTGTTGGTGGGCG encodes the following:
- the klhl31 gene encoding kelch-like protein 31, which encodes MAPKKSKAAKKNKGDINEMTIMVEDSPINKINGLNTLLEGGNGFSCISTEVTDSVYAPNLLEGLSNMRHESFLCDLTVATKSKSFDVHKVVMASCSEYIRNILKKDSSLQKIDLNELSPVGLATAITYAYSGKLTLSLYGIGSTIAAARLLQISTLVKMCSDFLMQELSVENCMYVANIADAYELKETKGAAQKFMRENFIEFSEMEQFLKLTYEQISDFLSDDSLQLPSEVTAFQIAMKWLDFDEKRLKYAADLLTHIRFGTISAQDLVNHVQNVPRMMQDPECHRLLVDAMNYHLLPYQQNILQSRRTKVRGGIKVILTVGGRPALTEKSLSKDVLYRDDDNVWNKLTELPAKSFNQCVAVLDGFLYVAGGEDQNDARNQAKHAVSNFCRYDPRFNTWIHLNNMIQRRTHFSLNTFNGLLFAVGGRNADGVQASVECYVPSSNQWQMKAPMEVPRCCHASSVIDGKILVSGGYINNAYSRAVCCYDPSTDSWQDKSSLSTPRGWHCAATVGDRAYVIGGSQLGGRGERVDVLAVESYNPHSGQWSYAAPLHTGVSTAGISILNNKVYLLGGWNEGEKKYKKCIQVYNPDLNEWTEDDELPEATVGISCCVVTIPTKKTRESRASSVSSAPVSI